The Vigna radiata var. radiata cultivar VC1973A unplaced genomic scaffold, Vradiata_ver6 scaffold_2236, whole genome shotgun sequence genome contains the following window.
TTTGACTCGGCCTTGCATGAGAAGCCATCTTGGAGACTCGGTGATGAAAAAGTAAGCAATGAAAGAGTAAATGATAGCAGGAACAGAAATccataagtaaaaatatttccATGTAGAATTTCCATTGGCATAAGCAACAAGAACATGTACCCGATGCAAAGAAAACAAACTCTATAATTCCCACCGTGAACCTCCACTCGGTGCTCACTTTCTCTGTCAGTAATACCAAACAACAAGTTGAGATGGACGATTGACAGAACCCAATCAGAAATTTCAACGCCGAGTATATCCAAACGTTGGTGGagtagatgatgatgatggaaaTTACAGACATTGATAAACAAGACAGAACAATCATGTTCTTTCTTCCGAGAGATGTGTCGGCCATGGTGACAAGAAGAAAGGAACCGAGAAGGCAACCGAAAAAGAAGGAGGATTGGGGTAAACCTGTGATGAAGCTGCTGGCACACTCAAGGCCAAACTGTGAGATGATTGTCTTGGAAGAGGGACCATCCCATTCCCATGAAGATTGTTGAAGCTTGTAGATGTTGGAATTTGAGGTGCATGTTGTCGTGTGGTTAGTGCAGTGCCATGTTGGGTAATGGTCAGTGAAGACTCCTATGAACAAATGTTGTGAATCGAAGAACATTGTGACTGAGATGTTGGCCTTGAGTGTGCCAGCAGCTTCATCACAGGTTTATCCCATTCCTCCTTCTTTTTCGGTTGCCTTCTCGGTTCCTTTCTTCTTGTCACCATGTCCGACACATCTCTCGAAAGAAAGAACATGATCGTTCTGTCTTGTTTAATTtccatcatcatcctcctcTCCATAGAAAAGTTCCCCAAACCCTTCTCCATCATTTCATCCCATGACACAATCATCTCAATTGCATCTTCAACTTTGACCGCTTGTCCGACTTCCCGATGGAGAGgaggaggtacctgcaaaaggtactccgacgcccaagtcaggcgtgTATTGAAGAGTCTCGACTCTTCcattgaatatttag
Protein-coding sequences here:
- the LOC106752923 gene encoding LOW QUALITY PROTEIN: organic cation/carnitine transporter 6-like (The sequence of the model RefSeq protein was modified relative to this genomic sequence to represent the inferred CDS: inserted 2 bases in 1 codon), whose amino-acid sequence is MFFDSQHLFIGVFTDHYPTWHCTNHTTTCTSNSNIYKLQQSSWEWDGPSSKTIISQFGLECASSFITGLPQSSFFFGCLLGSFLLVTMADTSLGRKNMIVLSCLSMSVISIIIIYSTNVWIYSALKFLIGFCQSSISTCCLVLLTEKVSTEWRFTVGIIEFVFFASGTCSXVAYANGNSTWKYFYLWISVPAIIYSFIAYFFITESPRWLLMQGR